CGTGCTGCTGGCGCCCTGTCGAACTGAAGCTCAAGGGCGGCATTCGCGGCCATAGGCAGCAAAGCCATCGACAATGCCATTGTCATTAATTTTCGACGAAAAGTCATAGACCCCTCCAAGGCGTCCGCGCGAAGGATTAACCGGGAATTCGAGAAAGAAGCGGCCGGGAGCCGGCCATGCGCTTAAGGAGCGCCTGTGACGACAACGTTGGTTCGGTTACCAGCGGCGTCGTAAGAATAGGTGACGGTCGTTCCGTCCGAATAAACGACCTGCACTAGACGGCCAAGCGTGTCGTAGGAATACGTTGCATCGCCCGCAAATGCACCAGCTGTGGAAGCCATCAAAGCCGCCACGCATAGCGCCCGCAAGAAATGCTTGAAGAATGCTCCAGCAACCATAGTCGCCTCCATGGAATCCATATGGCATGAACAACTCCGGAGCGAATCTAAGGCGTCTGGAGAAGTACGTCAACACGCTTTTAGCATATTTGTTGCTGACTCACCACGATGGATATATGCTATTTTTATGATTGTTACATGCCACATGAAGAACGTCATCTTGTTGTTATTTATACGTATACACCCAAAGAATTGGCAGCGCGTTAGGCCTAAAGGTACAGGTCAAAAAAACTCCTAAACACGCTTGTCATGTTTGGATCTCCGGATGGCGGCGGAACAATAAGACTCCGATCGGACAGGAAGATTTCCCTCACCGGCGCAGGGTCTCCCCACCCCACCTCCGGGAGGTTGGCACTCCACGCAGATCAAGAAATTCGGGTTTCGGCAACAGTAGAGCCGATGTCAGTTCCCAGTCACGGCCAAAGCCTGTGCTTCAGAGCAGCGCCTAACCCAGGAAAGGTGGTTGTCGGCGGACAACTACGGAACATCGGCAAGCGCGGATCAATGGCGCCTTCTGCAAAAACAACGCGAATTCCCATAGCGAACGCCGTATGGCTACCTCGGGTACAACGACGCCGCAAGCCGGGGGAGAATCGGCCTCAGCCCAACAACCAAACGAGGACACATATGGCGACTGAGCACAAGAATCCGATGAAGGGCCGAAACACGGCCGTACGTAAAGCCATCCTGAACCCTCTGCAGCGCCGTGAGACGCGAGGAGAAAGCCAAACGGACTTCTGGAGAAGATATGGCGTCACCCAATCGGCCGGAAGTCGGTTCGAAAGCGGCCGTCCGATGCAATCGCCGGTTCAGATCTTGATGGCACTCGAAGCGCTCGGGTCGATCACCAGCGATGAGCTCGACATGGTGGTGCAACTACTTCAGGGTGTCGATCTTCCCCGCAACGGCCATCACAGCAAATAGTAACTCGACGGTACCTATCGCCTGCCCTCAAGCAGTGCCATGCCCGCAGGGCTATGCCCTAGAAAAGGTCTGATCACACCCCACTTCGACGAGTCGCGGCGAGCACAACTACTCCGGATGCTTACATCTGAAGGGCAGCCGAACTTGGCTCCCCCGCGTCCGCGGGGATGTAGCTCACCGCCACGGCCCGCTCTTCAACGGCTCCTCCCGATCGTTTGCCGCCAGTGTGAGGTTCGGCTGTCCAATGTCGGGCCCCGGCTATCAACTGCCGCTCAGGAATCGGACAGACCCGTCACTGGAGCGGCTGGTCCGACAAGAAACCTGCCATTGGCACCCCGAGGCGGTAGGCATCCGGACTGAGAGCGGAAGCGGTGGCTCGAGTGCCAAGCATTGGACGACAGTTTCTTGGGTCAGCCTCACCGGAGAGCTCAGGTAGCCGCCGGCGACTCGACCATCAAACGAAAAGGGCTCTCATAGGCGTTTTTTCGTCTTTCCGCTCCAGAAATATCTCGCCTGTTCGGCAAAGCTCTCACCTCTTGTGACACCCGAATCCGCACATAGCGCCAGTCGGCCTTATGTTTGTTTAGTCCGATTTATTGATGGAATTCACAGCCGCCGCCGATCACCGCGGCCACCGACGAGGAATGATGGGGCGAGCGGTAGGCGCGCCGCCCCCAGCCGGTGACGTCGAAACCCGCGGTCAGGGACTGCACCGCCGCCGAGGCCAGCGCCTCGTCCTCGGTCATGGGCGGCAGGATGCCGGGCAGGCGCTGGGCGAGCATGGACTTGCCGGTCCCCGGCGCGCCGAAAAAGAGCAGGGAATGCCCCCCGGCGGCCGCCACTTCGAGGGCCCGGCGGGCTTCGAGCTGTCCCTTCACGTCGGCCAGATCGGGCATCGCCGCCGGCGTCGCCTCGCGCTCGGGGGCGCCGGCGGCGTCAGACCCTCGTGACCGTTCAGATGGGCAACCACGGCCAGCAGGCTGTCGGCGCTGAACACCCGGGCATCGCGCACCAGGGCCGCTTCGCGGGCGCTGGCCCCGGGCAGGATCAGTGCGCGCCCGGCGTCGCGGGTCTTGAGGGCCATGGCCAGGGCACCGCGCACCGGGCGCAGCTGGCCGGTGAGCGACAGCTCGCCGGCGAATTCGTAGCCGTCGAGCGCGGCCGGCTGGATCTGGTCCGAGGCGGCGAGAATGCCCAGCGCGATGGCCAGATCGAAGCGCCCGCTCTCCTTGGGCAGGTCGGCCGGGGCGAGATTGACGGTGATGCGCCGGGCGGGAAACTCGAACTGGCTGGTCTGGATCGCGGCGCGCACCCGGTCGCGCGCCTCGCGCACCTCGGTGTCGGGCAGCCCCACCAGCGAGAACGCGGGCAGGCCGTTGGCCAGATGCACCTCGACGATGACCGGCGGCGCGGCCATGCCGTCGAGGGCACGGGTGTGGACGATGGCAAGACTCATGGCGCCATTCTAGGCAGCCACGCGCATCATGTCTTTGTCATTGTTCACTCCGGCCGCGGCCGGCGCCTAGCGCGACAGGCGTCGCTCGACCGCGTCGGAGGCGGCAAGGATGAGCCCGGCGTCGTTCTCGCGCAGTGCCATGGCGTCGGAGAGCATGCGACGCCACTGGCGGGCGCCGGGCAGGCCCTGGTAGAGGCCGAGGATGTGGCGGGTCATCGCCTTGAGCGGCACGCCCTGTGCCACTTCGGCGGCGCAGAAGGCGGCCATGGCCTCGGCCACCTGACGACGGGTCGGCGCCGGGCGGGCGTCCCCCCAGCCGAGGCGGTCGGCGTCGGCGAGCATCCACGGGTTGTGGTAGGCCTCGCGCCCGACCATCACCCCATCCACATGATCCCACTGGGCCTGGATGTCCGCCCAGCCGCGAAAACCGCCGTTGATGTGGATGTCCAGATCGGGGAAGGCCTGCTTGAGGCGGTGGACGTAGTCGTACCGGAGCGGCGGGATCTCCCGGTTCTCCTTGGGCGACAGGCCCTTGAGGATGGCGTTGCGGGCATGCACGATGAACACGGTGCAGCCGCTGCGCCGGTGCACCTGGTCGACGAAGTCCGCGAGGAAGGCGTAGTCCTCGACCCGGTCGATGCCAATGCGGTGCTTGACGGTGACGGGCACATCGACCACGTCCTGCATGGCCTTGAGACAATCGGCCACCAGCACCGGCTCGGCCATCAGGCAGGCGCCGAAGGCTCCCGACTGCACCCGCTCGGAGGGGCAGCCGACGTTCAGGTTGATCTCGTCGTAGCCCCACTCGGCGGCGAGCTTCGCGCATCGCGCCAGGTCGGCCGGCTCGCTGCCGCCGAGCTGAAGCGCGAGGGGATGCTCGCAGGCGTCGAAGCGCAGGAAGCGCGCCGCGTCGCCATGGATGAGGGCGCCGGTGGTGACCATTTCGGTGTACAGCCAGGCCCGGCGCGAGATCTGGCGCGCGAAGAAGCGGTAGAAGCGGTCGGTCCAGTCGAGCATGGGCGCGACGCTGACCCGGCGCGGCCACCACGTCGATCCCGGATCGCCGCCTTCGGTGCGCGAAGAAAACGGCCCCGCGGGGCCGTCGAGTGCCGCCATCGGGCCGCGCCCGTTCACCCCTTCGGCCCCGGCGCCTCACGCTGCGCCAGTGCCGCTTCGAGTTCGGCCACGCGCACTTCGAGCGCGGCGAGCTGGTCGCGGGCGCGCACCAGCATCTCGGCCTGCAGGTCGAACTCCTCGCGCGTGACCAGATCGAGGCGCGAGAACGCGCTGGTGGCCAGCGCGCGCACGTTCTTCTCGATGTCCCGCGCAGGCGAGTTGGCCGCGATTTCGGACAGCTTGCCGCTGATCTGGTCGAGGAAGCTGGTCGGGTTCATGGCGGTGATTCCTTGGTCTGTGACTCGAACTGCGCCGTATTTTCCCGCAAATCCGCCCGCCCTGCACGGCTGCGTGCGCCTCTCGGATCGCGCGGTCGACGCTGAAACGTCTGCTCACAATTGTCGCGAATGGTGCACCGTTTATGTGCGCACCAATTCGGTGCATCAATTTGGTGCAACGGTTTTTCTCGGTGCGCTGCGCCGCAACATATCGACCGATTCTCGCGCAACCCATTGTTTTTCCGATTTAAAAAAACTGGCACAGTTCCTGTTAAGGAGTCTGCGCAAGCTTTTTTACCGAGGACCCGAAATCATGCACAAGACCATCATCAACGCGGCCGTGGCCGCTGCCCTGCTCGCCGGCGCGTCCGGCATGGCCCTGGCCGAGGACAGCCCGTTCTCCGCCAACGTCGGCTTCGTGTCCGACTACCAGTATCGTGGCTGGAGCCAGACCAACGAAAAAATGGCCCTGCAGGGCGGTTTCGACTACGCGCACCCCAGTGGCTTCTACGCGGGCGTGTGGGGATCGAACGTCTCCTGGATCAAGGACGCGTACGCGGACGCCGACAGCAGCCTGGAAGTCGACATCTACGGCGGCTACACCATGAATGCCGGACCGATCGGACTCGATTTCGGTCTGCTGCAGTATTACTACCCGGGCAGCGGCGTCTCTGATGCCGCCCAGCCGAGCTTCAACACCCTCGAGGGCTATGTCGGCGCCAGCTGGGAGTTCCTGACCTTCAAGTATTCCCACTCGTTCACCAATCTGTTCGGCGTGCCCGACTCCAAGGGCAGTGGCTACTACGACCTGGGTGCGTCCTACGAGGTGGGCTACGGCATCACGGTGGACGCCCACATCGGCCGCCAGCACTTCACCCACAGCAGCGGCACGTCCTACAACGACTGGAAAGTCGGGGTGAGCAAGGACTTCGGCGGCTTCGATTTCGGCCTTCAGTACGTCGATACCGACGTCGACAACGAAAAACTGGCCGACAAGCGCTTCATCGTTTCGGTCTCCAAGTCCTTCTAATCCCGGCCGGCGGGACGCTGTCCCGCCTCTTCAATTACAGGGAGCAGCCATGAAATACCTGATTGCAATCATCAAGCCCTTCAAGCTGGACGAGGTGCGTGAGGCGCTGTCGGCCATCGGCGTGCAGGGCATCACCGTGACCGAAGTCAAGGGCTTCGGCCGCCAGAAAGGCCACACCGAGCTCTACCGGGGCGCGGAATACGTGGTGGACTTTCTGCCCAAGGTCAAACTCGAAGCCGCCATCCCGGCCGCGATCCTCGACCAGGCCGTCGAGGCCATCGAGAAGGCCGGCTCCACCGGCAAGATCGGTGACGGCAAGATCTTCGTATTCGATCTGGTGCAGGCCATCCGGATCCGCACCGGCGAAACCGGTCCCGACGCACTGTGAGGAGTAAAACCACAATGAAATCTCTCATCAAGACCCTGCTCGGTGCGCTGGCGCTCGTCGCGGTGCCCGCGTTCGCTCAGGATGCCGCCGTTGTCGTCGACAAGGGCGACGTGGCGTGGCTGATGACCGCCACCCTCCTGGTCACTTTCATGGCTGTCCCCGGCCTGGCCCTGTTCTACGGTGGCCTGGTCCGTTCCAAGAACATGCTGTCCGTGCTCATGCAGGTGATGGTCGTGTTCTCCCTCGGCATCGTGCTGTGGGCCTTCTACGGCTACTCGCTGGCCTTCACCGAAGGCTCCGCCTTCATCGGCGGCTTGAACAAGATCTTCCTGTCCGGCGTCACCATCGACACCCTGGCCGACACCTTCACCGATAACGTGAAGCTGCCCGAGCTGGTGTTCGTGGCCTTCCAGGCGACCTTCGCGGCCATCACCTGCGCGCTGGTCGTCGGCTCCTTCGCCGAGCGCATGAAGTTCTCCGCGGTACTGCTGTTCACGATCCTGTGGTTCACCTTCAGCTACCTGCCGATCTGCCACATGGTGTGGGGCCCGGGCGGCTACCTGCTCGAAGACGGCGCGCTCGACTTCGCCGGCGGTACCGTGGTGCATATCAACGCCGGTGTGGCCGGTCTGGTGGGCGCCTACCTGGTGGGCAAGCGCATCGGCTTCGGTCGCGAGTCCATGGCGCCGCACTCCCTGACGCTGACCATGGCCGGCGCGGCCATGCTGTGGGTGGGCTGGTTCGGCTTCAACGCCGGCTCCAACCTGGAAGCCACGTCCGGCGCCGCCCTGGCCTTCATCAATACCCTGGTGGCCACCGCGGCGGCGACCCTGGGCTGGATCGGCGCTGAAGCGATCTTCAAGGGCAAGCCCTCCATGCTGGGCGCCGCCTCGGGTGCCGTCGCCGGTCTCGTGGCGATCACCCCGGCCTGCGGCTCGGTCGGCCCGATGGGCGCCATCGTCCTCGGCCTGATCGCCGGCGTGGTCTGCCTGTGGGGCGTCAATGGCCTCAAGCACATGCTCGGTGCGGACGACTCGCTCGACGTGTTCGGCGTCCATGGTGTCGGCGGTATCCTCGGTGCGATCCTGACCGGCGTGTTCACCGCCCCGTCCTTGGGCGGCACCGGTGGCGACGACTTCTCGATCGCCAGCCAGGTGTGGATCCAGACCAAGAGCGTGCTCATCACCATCGGCTGGTCCGGTGTGGTGGCCCTGATCTCCTACAAGATCGTGGATATCGTCGTCGGCCTGCGGGTGCCGGAAGACGAAGAGCGCGAAGGCCTCGACATCACCGCCCACGGCGAATCGGCTTACAAGTTCTGATCGGCCGATCCTGGCGCACCGACGGTGCGTCAGCCATACAGACCCGGCGCAGCCGCAAGGCGCGCCGGGTTTTTCTTTGTCCGGCACGGTACGCTTGAACCCGACCCCGATTGGCCCAAAATAGACAGGGGTCGCCATTCGGGGAGCAAGTACATGGAATACGTGGACTACTACGCCGCGCTGGGGGTCGAACGCGACGCCTCCGGCGACGACATCAAGCGGGCCTTTCGCAAGCTCGCGCGCAAGTACCATCCGGACGTCTCCAAGGAACCGGACGCCGAGGCGCGCATGAAGGCGATCAACGAGGCCTATGCGGTGCTCTCGGACCCGGAACGCCGTGCCGCCTACGACCAGCTGGGCCGGGGCCACCAGGGTGGCCAGGACTTCACCCCGCCGCCGGGTTGGGATTCGGGCTTCGAGTTCGCCGGCGAGGGCATGTCGCCCGAGGACGCGGCGCGCTTCTCCGACTTCTTCTCGGAACTGTTCGGCGGCATGGGCGGCGCCGACCCCTTCCATGCCAGCGGCCGTCGCCATCACGCCACCCAGGGTCAGGACCATCACGCCCGCATCGTGCTCGACCTGGAGGACACCTTCACCGGCCCGACCCGGCAGCTGTCGCTGCAGGTGCCGGTGGCCGACGCCCAGGGGCGGGTCCGACTGCAGTCGCGCACCCTGAACGTGAAGATCCCGGTGGGCATCCGCGCCGGCCAGATCATCCGTCTGGCCGGTCAGGGCCATCCCGGCCCGGGCGGCCTGCCGGCGGGCGATCTGCTGCTGGAGGTGCAGTTCCGTCCCCATGCGCGCTTCCGGGTGGACGGCCGCGACCTGGCCATGGACCTGCCGGTGACGCCATGGGAGGCGGCGCTGGGGGCGGTGATTCCGGTCACGCTGCCCGCGGGCACCATCAAGGTGCGCATCCCCGCCGGCGCCCAGTCGGGCCAGGCGCTGAACGTGCGCGGCAAGGGCATCCCGGGGACCACGCCGGGCGACCTGCAGCTGCGTCTCAAGGTGGTGCTGCCGCCGGCCAGCTCCGATGCGGCGAAGGCGATCTACGAGACCATGGCGAAGGAAATGGCCTTCGATCCACGGGCCACGACGGGAGCGTGAGCGATGAGCAAGGACGACATTTTCGACACCAGCGTGCTCGACGACAGCTGGCTGACCGTTGACCAGCTGGCGGCCGCCTGCGCGGTGGAGGTGAGCTGGCTGCACCAGCGCCTCGACGCCGGCCTCTTTCCCCATGCCGAATGCGTGGCCGGGGTGTGGCGCTTCAACGGCCCGTGCCTGAGTCGGGCGCGGCGCATGCGCGAGCTGGAGCGCAACTTCGACGCGGTGCCGGAACTGGCGGCGCTGTTCGCCGACCTGCTCGACGAGATGGACGCACTGCGCGCGCGGCTGCGCCAGGCCGGGCTGGACTGAGCCCCAACGAAAAAGGCGCCTGCCGGCGCCTCTTTCATGACCTGACCCGACCCGGTTATCGGAACACGATGGTCTTGCGCCCGTGCACCAGCACCCGGTCCTCCAGGTGGTAGCGCAGGCCGCGGGCGAGCACGGTTTTCTCGATGTCCTTGCCGTAGCGGACCATGTCCTCCACCGCGTCGGAGTGGTCGATGCGGATCACGTCCTGTTCGATGATGGGCCCCTGGTCGAGGTCCTCGGTCACGTAGTGGCAGGTGGCGCCGATGAGCTTGACGCCCTTGGCCCAGGCCTGGTGATAGGGCTTGGCGCCGACGAAACTGGGCAGGAAGCTGTGGTGGATGTTGATGATGCGGCCCGGGTAGGCGGCGCACAGGTCGGGCGAGAGGATCTGCATGTAGCGCGCCAGCACCAGGGTGTCGCCGCGCACCTCCTCGAACAGGCGCCGGACCTCGGCATAGGCCGCCGCCTTGGTGTCGGCCGTGACCGGCACATGATGGAAGGGGATGCCGTGCCACTCGACGAAGCCGCGCAGGTCGGCATGGTTGGAGATCACGCACGGGATCTCCACGTCCAGCTCCTTGCTCTGCCAGCGGGCGAGCAGGTCGTACAGGCAGTGCTCCTGTTT
The nucleotide sequence above comes from Nitrogeniibacter mangrovi. Encoded proteins:
- a CDS encoding helix-turn-helix domain-containing protein encodes the protein MATEHKNPMKGRNTAVRKAILNPLQRRETRGESQTDFWRRYGVTQSAGSRFESGRPMQSPVQILMALEALGSITSDELDMVVQLLQGVDLPRNGHHSK
- a CDS encoding ATP-binding protein, whose protein sequence is MPDLADVKGQLEARRALEVAAAGGHSLLFFGAPGTGKSMLAQRLPGILPPMTEDEALASAAVQSLTAGFDVTGWGRRAYRSPHHSSSVAAVIGGGCEFHQ
- a CDS encoding magnesium chelatase domain-containing protein, giving the protein MSLAIVHTRALDGMAAPPVIVEVHLANGLPAFSLVGLPDTEVREARDRVRAAIQTSQFEFPARRITVNLAPADLPKESGRFDLAIALGILAASDQIQPAALDGYEFAGELSLTGQLRPVRGALAMALKTRDAGRALILPGASAREAALVRDARVFSADSLLAVVAHLNGHEGLTPPAPPSARRRRRRCPIWPT
- the dusA gene encoding tRNA dihydrouridine(20/20a) synthase DusA, coding for MAALDGPAGPFSSRTEGGDPGSTWWPRRVSVAPMLDWTDRFYRFFARQISRRAWLYTEMVTTGALIHGDAARFLRFDACEHPLALQLGGSEPADLARCAKLAAEWGYDEINLNVGCPSERVQSGAFGACLMAEPVLVADCLKAMQDVVDVPVTVKHRIGIDRVEDYAFLADFVDQVHRRSGCTVFIVHARNAILKGLSPKENREIPPLRYDYVHRLKQAFPDLDIHINGGFRGWADIQAQWDHVDGVMVGREAYHNPWMLADADRLGWGDARPAPTRRQVAEAMAAFCAAEVAQGVPLKAMTRHILGLYQGLPGARQWRRMLSDAMALRENDAGLILAASDAVERRLSR
- a CDS encoding accessory factor UbiK family protein, which gives rise to MNPTSFLDQISGKLSEIAANSPARDIEKNVRALATSAFSRLDLVTREEFDLQAEMLVRARDQLAALEVRVAELEAALAQREAPGPKG
- a CDS encoding TorF family putative porin, yielding MHKTIINAAVAAALLAGASGMALAEDSPFSANVGFVSDYQYRGWSQTNEKMALQGGFDYAHPSGFYAGVWGSNVSWIKDAYADADSSLEVDIYGGYTMNAGPIGLDFGLLQYYYPGSGVSDAAQPSFNTLEGYVGASWEFLTFKYSHSFTNLFGVPDSKGSGYYDLGASYEVGYGITVDAHIGRQHFTHSSGTSYNDWKVGVSKDFGGFDFGLQYVDTDVDNEKLADKRFIVSVSKSF
- a CDS encoding P-II family nitrogen regulator, whose protein sequence is MKYLIAIIKPFKLDEVREALSAIGVQGITVTEVKGFGRQKGHTELYRGAEYVVDFLPKVKLEAAIPAAILDQAVEAIEKAGSTGKIGDGKIFVFDLVQAIRIRTGETGPDAL
- a CDS encoding ammonium transporter yields the protein MKSLIKTLLGALALVAVPAFAQDAAVVVDKGDVAWLMTATLLVTFMAVPGLALFYGGLVRSKNMLSVLMQVMVVFSLGIVLWAFYGYSLAFTEGSAFIGGLNKIFLSGVTIDTLADTFTDNVKLPELVFVAFQATFAAITCALVVGSFAERMKFSAVLLFTILWFTFSYLPICHMVWGPGGYLLEDGALDFAGGTVVHINAGVAGLVGAYLVGKRIGFGRESMAPHSLTLTMAGAAMLWVGWFGFNAGSNLEATSGAALAFINTLVATAAATLGWIGAEAIFKGKPSMLGAASGAVAGLVAITPACGSVGPMGAIVLGLIAGVVCLWGVNGLKHMLGADDSLDVFGVHGVGGILGAILTGVFTAPSLGGTGGDDFSIASQVWIQTKSVLITIGWSGVVALISYKIVDIVVGLRVPEDEEREGLDITAHGESAYKF
- a CDS encoding DnaJ C-terminal domain-containing protein translates to MEYVDYYAALGVERDASGDDIKRAFRKLARKYHPDVSKEPDAEARMKAINEAYAVLSDPERRAAYDQLGRGHQGGQDFTPPPGWDSGFEFAGEGMSPEDAARFSDFFSELFGGMGGADPFHASGRRHHATQGQDHHARIVLDLEDTFTGPTRQLSLQVPVADAQGRVRLQSRTLNVKIPVGIRAGQIIRLAGQGHPGPGGLPAGDLLLEVQFRPHARFRVDGRDLAMDLPVTPWEAALGAVIPVTLPAGTIKVRIPAGAQSGQALNVRGKGIPGTTPGDLQLRLKVVLPPASSDAAKAIYETMAKEMAFDPRATTGA
- a CDS encoding chaperone modulator CbpM — protein: MSKDDIFDTSVLDDSWLTVDQLAAACAVEVSWLHQRLDAGLFPHAECVAGVWRFNGPCLSRARRMRELERNFDAVPELAALFADLLDEMDALRARLRQAGLD
- the purU gene encoding formyltetrahydrofolate deformylase — translated: MHRERFYTLSASCPDQVGIVAKVSGFIADLNGWILETSLHAEPPANGEPVGRYFMRFEIRADSIPFHLAEFRSRFAPLADALQMDWKITDSAVKKRVVILVSKQEHCLYDLLARWQSKELDVEIPCVISNHADLRGFVEWHGIPFHHVPVTADTKAAAYAEVRRLFEEVRGDTLVLARYMQILSPDLCAAYPGRIINIHHSFLPSFVGAKPYHQAWAKGVKLIGATCHYVTEDLDQGPIIEQDVIRIDHSDAVEDMVRYGKDIEKTVLARGLRYHLEDRVLVHGRKTIVFR